In Pantoea cypripedii, the following proteins share a genomic window:
- the cutA gene encoding divalent cation tolerance protein CutA codes for MSIHSAVVVLCTAPNQVIAEQLAASALAAKLAACVTLLPGATSFYVWEGKLEQASEVQMLLKCDTQHQQALMDLLKAAHPYDVPELLALPVQHGDSEYLSWLHASLA; via the coding sequence ATGAGCATCCATTCTGCGGTCGTCGTGCTGTGCACGGCCCCGAACCAGGTCATTGCTGAACAACTGGCCGCCAGCGCGCTCGCCGCGAAACTGGCAGCCTGTGTCACGCTGTTGCCAGGTGCCACCTCGTTTTATGTCTGGGAAGGCAAACTGGAGCAGGCCAGCGAAGTTCAGATGTTGCTGAAGTGCGACACCCAACATCAGCAGGCGCTGATGGATTTGCTTAAAGCGGCGCATCCTTATGATGTGCCGGAATTGCTGGCGCTGCCGGTACAACATGGAGACAGTGAATACTTGTCATGGTTGCACGCATCTCTCGCCTGA
- a CDS encoding anaerobic C4-dicarboxylate transporter: MVVVELLIVLLAIWLGARLGGIGIGFAGGLGVLVLTLFFGMKPGAIPFDVIEIIMAVIAAIAAMQVAGGMDYLVSLAERLLRRHPRYVTLLAPLVTYLMTLLAGTGHTAFSTLPVIAEVAKEQGVRPSRPLAIAVVASQIAITASPISAAVVFFASLLEPRGVSYLALLGVAVPSTMLAIFCAAMVTNFLGKELKDDEVYQARLAKGEVTLRGAQVFNLKPGAKRSVLLFLIGIAAVVLYATAISDSVGLIAHPVLPRNEAIVVFMLTIATLICLTCKIDTGEILSASTFKSGMSACICVMGVAWLGDTFVKAHLNNIQTLAGDMLQSYPWMLALVLFFAATLLYSQAATTKALMPAALLLGVSPHAAIASFAAVSALFVLPTYPTLLAAVEMDDTGSTRIGKYVFNHSFIVPGVLAIALSVLFGFLLGGLIL; encoded by the coding sequence ATGGTGGTAGTGGAATTATTGATCGTCCTGCTGGCGATCTGGCTGGGTGCGCGTCTCGGCGGGATCGGCATTGGTTTCGCCGGGGGTCTCGGCGTGCTGGTGCTGACGCTGTTTTTCGGTATGAAACCCGGCGCCATCCCCTTCGATGTCATTGAAATCATCATGGCGGTGATCGCCGCGATTGCGGCTATGCAGGTGGCAGGCGGCATGGATTATCTGGTGAGTCTGGCCGAGCGCCTGCTGCGCCGCCATCCGCGCTACGTGACCCTGCTGGCCCCGCTGGTAACGTATCTGATGACCTTGCTGGCGGGCACCGGGCACACCGCTTTCTCGACGCTGCCGGTGATTGCGGAAGTGGCGAAAGAACAAGGTGTGCGCCCTTCGCGCCCGCTGGCCATCGCCGTGGTGGCGTCGCAGATTGCGATTACCGCCTCACCGATTTCGGCCGCCGTGGTGTTTTTTGCCTCGCTGCTGGAACCGCGTGGCGTCAGTTATCTGGCTCTGCTCGGCGTCGCGGTGCCCTCGACGATGCTGGCGATCTTCTGCGCCGCCATGGTGACCAATTTCCTTGGTAAGGAACTGAAAGACGATGAAGTCTACCAGGCCCGGCTGGCGAAGGGGGAAGTGACGTTACGCGGTGCACAGGTGTTTAACCTCAAACCCGGAGCGAAACGTTCCGTCCTGCTATTTCTGATTGGCATTGCCGCCGTGGTGCTGTACGCCACCGCCATCAGCGACAGCGTTGGGCTGATTGCCCACCCGGTGCTGCCGCGCAATGAAGCCATCGTGGTGTTTATGCTGACCATAGCGACGCTGATTTGTCTGACCTGCAAAATCGATACCGGGGAGATCCTCAGCGCCAGCACTTTCAAATCCGGCATGAGCGCCTGTATCTGCGTGATGGGTGTCGCCTGGCTGGGCGATACCTTTGTCAAAGCGCACCTCAATAACATTCAGACCCTGGCGGGCGATATGCTGCAAAGCTACCCGTGGATGCTGGCGCTGGTGCTGTTCTTTGCTGCCACCCTGCTGTATTCGCAGGCCGCCACCACCAAGGCGCTGATGCCTGCCGCGCTGCTGCTGGGGGTCTCTCCCCATGCCGCCATCGCCTCATTCGCCGCGGTCTCAGCCCTGTTTGTGCTGCCGACTTACCCCACCCTGCTGGCCGCGGTGGAAATGGACGACACCGGTTCCACACGCATTGGCAAGTATGTGTTTAATCACTCCTTTATCGTGCCAGGGGTGCTGGCTATCGCTCTCTCGGTGCTGTTTGGCTTCCTGCTTGGCGGCCTGATCCTGTAA
- the aspA gene encoding aspartate ammonia-lyase — MANNIRIEEDLLGMREVPADAYYGVHTLRAIENFYISNSKISDIPEFVRGMVMVKKAAALANKELQTIPRNIANTIIQACDEVLNNGKCMDQFPVDVYQGGAGTSVNMNTNEVLANIGLELMGHHKGDYQYLNPNDHVNKCQSTNDAYPTGFRIAVYTSILKLIDAINQLGEGFQRKAVEFENILKMGRTQLQDAVPMTLGQEFHAFNVLLNEETRSVLRTAELLLEVNLGATAIGTRLNTPDGYQQLAVQRLAEVSNLPVVPAEDLIEATSDCGAYVMVHSSLKRLAVKLSKICNDLRLLSSGPRAGLNEINLPELQAGSSIMPAKVNPVVPEVVNQVCFKVIGNDTTVTMAAEAGQLQLNVMEPVIGQALFESISILTNACYNLLEKCVNGITANKAVCEAYVFNSIGIVTYLNPYIGHHNGDIVGKICAETGKSVREVVLERGLLTEAELDDIFSIQNLMFPAYKARRYTDENEQ; from the coding sequence ATGGCGAACAACATTCGTATCGAAGAAGACCTGCTAGGCATGCGTGAAGTACCTGCCGACGCCTACTACGGTGTTCATACTCTGCGTGCGATTGAAAATTTCTATATCAGTAACAGTAAAATCAGTGACATACCCGAATTCGTTCGCGGTATGGTGATGGTAAAGAAAGCCGCCGCCCTTGCTAATAAAGAGCTGCAAACCATCCCGCGCAATATCGCCAATACCATTATTCAGGCCTGCGATGAGGTACTGAACAATGGCAAATGCATGGACCAGTTCCCGGTTGACGTCTACCAGGGCGGTGCCGGTACCTCCGTCAACATGAACACCAACGAAGTGCTGGCCAACATCGGTCTGGAACTGATGGGACACCACAAAGGTGACTACCAGTATCTGAACCCTAACGATCACGTGAATAAGTGTCAGTCTACCAACGATGCTTACCCCACCGGCTTCCGCATTGCCGTTTACACCTCCATCCTGAAACTGATTGATGCTATCAATCAACTGGGTGAAGGCTTCCAGCGCAAAGCGGTCGAGTTCGAAAATATTCTGAAGATGGGCCGTACCCAGTTGCAGGATGCCGTGCCGATGACCCTCGGCCAGGAGTTCCATGCGTTCAACGTGCTGCTGAATGAAGAGACGCGCAGCGTCCTGCGTACGGCGGAACTGTTGCTGGAAGTGAACCTTGGCGCAACCGCCATCGGTACACGTCTGAACACGCCTGACGGCTACCAGCAGTTGGCTGTGCAGCGTCTGGCGGAAGTCAGCAACCTGCCGGTGGTCCCGGCGGAAGATCTGATTGAAGCCACCTCAGACTGCGGTGCTTACGTCATGGTGCATTCATCGCTGAAACGCCTGGCGGTGAAACTGTCGAAAATCTGTAACGACCTGCGCCTGCTGTCATCGGGTCCACGCGCTGGCCTGAACGAGATCAACCTGCCTGAATTACAGGCTGGTTCATCCATCATGCCTGCCAAAGTCAACCCGGTGGTGCCGGAAGTGGTTAACCAGGTGTGCTTCAAAGTGATTGGCAACGACACCACGGTGACCATGGCCGCCGAAGCGGGCCAGTTGCAGCTCAACGTGATGGAGCCGGTCATCGGCCAGGCGCTGTTTGAATCCATCAGCATCCTGACCAACGCCTGTTACAACCTGCTGGAGAAATGCGTGAATGGCATCACCGCCAACAAAGCGGTGTGTGAAGCCTACGTGTTCAACTCAATCGGTATCGTGACTTACCTTAACCCGTACATCGGCCACCACAACGGTGACATCGTCGGGAAAATCTGTGCCGAAACCGGTAAAAGCGTCCGTGAAGTGGTGCTGGAACGTGGCCTGCTCACCGAAGCCGAACTGGACGATATTTTCTCCATTCAGAACCTGATGTTCCCGGCCTATAAAGCCCGCCGCTACACCGACGAAAACGAACAATAA
- a CDS encoding FxsA family protein has translation MRWLPFVIFFVLAWIEITLFIKVAHVLGVLLTMLLVIFTSCIGVSLVKNQGVKNFMLMQEKLARNESPAAEMVKSVSLIISGFLLLLPGFFTDFLGLLLLLPPVQKHLTLKLMPHLRVWRGPGAGPDSGFTVDGEYERKDSDRIGHDKDQ, from the coding sequence GTGCGCTGGTTACCGTTTGTGATTTTTTTTGTACTGGCCTGGATTGAGATCACGCTTTTCATCAAGGTCGCGCATGTGCTGGGCGTGCTGCTCACTATGCTGCTGGTGATTTTCACCTCCTGTATCGGGGTGTCACTGGTAAAAAATCAGGGTGTGAAAAACTTCATGCTGATGCAGGAGAAGCTGGCGCGTAACGAAAGCCCGGCCGCTGAGATGGTGAAAAGCGTCTCGCTGATTATTTCCGGCTTTCTGCTGCTGTTACCGGGTTTTTTCACCGATTTCCTTGGTCTGTTACTACTGCTGCCGCCGGTGCAGAAACACCTGACGCTGAAACTGATGCCGCATTTGCGGGTCTGGCGGGGGCCGGGAGCCGGGCCGGATAGTGGCTTTACCGTCGATGGCGAGTATGAGCGTAAAGACAGTGACCGTATCGGTCACGACAAAGACCAGTAA
- a CDS encoding co-chaperone GroES, which yields MSIRPLHDRVIVKRKEVEAKSAGGIVLTGSAAGKSTRGEVVAVGKGRILENGNILPLDVKVGDVVIFNEGYGAKTEKIDNEEVLIISESDILAIVEA from the coding sequence ATGTCAATTCGTCCGTTACACGACCGCGTGATCGTCAAGCGTAAAGAAGTTGAAGCAAAATCAGCTGGCGGCATCGTCCTGACCGGTTCTGCGGCAGGCAAATCAACCCGTGGTGAAGTGGTTGCGGTAGGTAAAGGCCGTATCCTGGAAAACGGCAACATCCTGCCACTGGATGTCAAAGTGGGCGACGTTGTGATTTTCAATGAAGGTTACGGTGCAAAAACCGAGAAAATCGACAACGAAGAAGTCCTGATCATCTCTGAAAGCGACATTCTGGCAATTGTTGAAGCGTAA
- the groL gene encoding chaperonin GroEL (60 kDa chaperone family; promotes refolding of misfolded polypeptides especially under stressful conditions; forms two stacked rings of heptamers to form a barrel-shaped 14mer; ends can be capped by GroES; misfolded proteins enter the barrel where they are refolded when GroES binds), whose amino-acid sequence MAAKDVKFGNDARVKMLRGVNVLADAVKVTLGPKGRNVVLDKSFGAPTITKDGVSVAREIELEDKFENMGAQMVKEVASKANDAAGDGTTTATVLAQAIVNEGLKAVAAGMNPMDLKRGIDKAVIAAVEQLKALSVPCSDSKAIAQVGTISANSDESVGTLIAQAMEKVGKEGVITVEEGTGLQDELDVVEGMQFDRGYLSPYFINKPETGAVELESPFILLADKKISNIREMLPVLEAVAKAGKPLLIIAEDVEGEALATLVVNTMRGIVKVAAVKAPGFGDRRKAMLQDIAILTGGTVISEEIGMELEKAALEDLGQAKRVVINKDTTTIIDGVGDEVAISGRVTQIRQQIEEATSDYDKEKLQERVAKLAGGVAVLKVGAATEVEMKEKKARVEDALHATRAAVEEGVVAGGGVALVRVAAELTELTGQNEDQNVGIKVALRAMEAPLRQIVSNAGEEPSVVANNVKAGDGNYGYNAQTEEYGNMIDFGILDPTKVTRSALQYAASVAGLMITTECMVTDLPKGDAPDLGGGAGGMGGMGGMGGMM is encoded by the coding sequence ATGGCAGCTAAAGACGTAAAATTCGGTAATGACGCACGCGTAAAAATGCTACGTGGCGTGAACGTACTGGCAGATGCAGTAAAAGTTACCCTGGGCCCGAAAGGCCGTAACGTGGTTCTGGATAAATCTTTTGGTGCACCGACCATCACCAAAGATGGTGTTTCTGTTGCGCGTGAAATCGAGCTGGAAGACAAGTTCGAAAACATGGGTGCGCAGATGGTGAAAGAAGTTGCCTCTAAAGCGAACGACGCAGCAGGCGACGGCACCACCACCGCGACCGTACTGGCACAGGCTATCGTTAACGAAGGCCTGAAAGCCGTTGCGGCTGGCATGAACCCGATGGACCTGAAGCGTGGTATCGACAAAGCGGTTATCGCTGCTGTTGAGCAGCTGAAAGCGCTGTCTGTTCCGTGCTCTGATTCCAAAGCGATTGCTCAGGTTGGTACCATTTCTGCTAACTCCGATGAAAGCGTCGGTACCCTGATCGCTCAGGCGATGGAAAAAGTGGGTAAAGAAGGCGTTATCACCGTTGAAGAAGGTACCGGTCTGCAGGACGAGCTGGACGTGGTTGAAGGTATGCAGTTCGACCGTGGCTACCTGTCTCCGTACTTCATCAACAAGCCGGAAACCGGTGCTGTTGAACTGGAAAGCCCGTTCATTCTGCTGGCTGACAAGAAAATCTCTAACATCCGCGAAATGCTGCCGGTGCTGGAAGCGGTTGCCAAAGCTGGCAAACCGCTGCTGATCATCGCTGAAGACGTGGAAGGCGAAGCGCTGGCAACGCTGGTGGTCAACACCATGCGTGGCATCGTGAAAGTAGCTGCGGTGAAAGCACCGGGCTTCGGCGACCGTCGTAAAGCGATGCTGCAGGATATCGCTATCCTGACTGGCGGTACCGTGATCTCTGAAGAGATCGGTATGGAGCTGGAAAAAGCGGCACTGGAAGATCTGGGCCAGGCAAAACGCGTTGTGATCAACAAAGACACCACCACCATCATCGACGGTGTGGGTGACGAAGTGGCTATCTCTGGTCGCGTGACGCAGATTCGTCAGCAGATCGAAGAAGCGACTTCTGACTACGACAAAGAAAAACTGCAGGAGCGTGTAGCGAAACTGGCAGGCGGCGTGGCCGTGCTGAAAGTGGGTGCCGCAACTGAAGTTGAAATGAAAGAGAAGAAAGCTCGCGTTGAAGATGCCCTGCACGCGACCCGTGCTGCGGTAGAAGAAGGCGTGGTTGCTGGTGGTGGTGTTGCCCTGGTGCGCGTTGCTGCTGAGCTGACTGAGCTGACTGGCCAGAACGAAGACCAGAACGTCGGTATCAAAGTTGCGCTGCGCGCGATGGAAGCTCCGCTGCGTCAGATCGTATCTAACGCCGGTGAAGAGCCGTCTGTGGTTGCCAACAACGTGAAAGCGGGTGACGGTAACTACGGTTACAACGCGCAGACCGAAGAATACGGCAACATGATCGACTTCGGTATCCTGGATCCGACCAAAGTAACCCGTTCTGCTCTGCAGTACGCGGCTTCTGTGGCGGGTCTGATGATCACCACCGAATGTATGGTTACTGACCTGCCGAAAGGCGACGCACCTGACTTAGGCGGCGGCGCTGGCGGTATGGGTGGCATGGGCGGTATGGGCGGCATGATGTAA
- a CDS encoding DUF4156 domain-containing protein, whose amino-acid sequence MRINLLLGLAVGSLLLAGCTSSNQLSAGGERVTFVDQQPGSQCQLLGNVTGSQSNWLSGSGGEGSSLRGAANDLRNRAAEMGGNTIYGATSPTQNLLSAFAPLDSKMTGQVYKCP is encoded by the coding sequence ATGCGGATTAACCTCTTGCTCGGACTGGCAGTCGGTAGCTTACTGCTGGCGGGCTGCACCAGCTCAAATCAACTGAGTGCCGGCGGCGAGCGCGTGACCTTCGTCGATCAGCAGCCGGGCAGCCAATGTCAGCTGCTGGGAAATGTCACCGGTTCACAGAGTAACTGGCTGAGCGGTTCTGGCGGTGAGGGCAGTTCATTGCGCGGTGCAGCTAACGACCTGCGTAACCGTGCAGCGGAAATGGGTGGCAACACCATTTACGGCGCAACCAGCCCAACGCAGAATCTGCTGTCTGCATTTGCCCCGCTCGACAGCAAAATGACTGGCCAGGTTTACAAGTGCCCATAA
- the epmB gene encoding EF-P beta-lysylation protein EpmB, with amino-acid sequence MAHIVTLNPPSREDWLQQLADVVTDPAELLQLLALERHAELAEGADARRLFALRVPRAFIQRMKTGDAQDPLLLQVLTSRQEFNDAPGYSTDPLDEQSSVVPGLLHKYRNRALLLVKGGCAVNCRYCFRRHFPYQDNQGNKRNWQAAIDYIADHPELDEIIFSGGDPLMAKDHELAWLVDALEKIPHLKRLRIHSRLPVVIPARITEGLCQLLADTRLQVLLVSHINHAQEIDDELRYGMQMLKRAGVTLLNQSVLLRGVNDNARCLADLSNALFDAGILPYYLHVLDKVQGAAHFFVPDDEARALVRELLTMVSGYMVPKLAREIGGEPSKTPLDLQLRQE; translated from the coding sequence ATGGCACACATTGTAACCCTAAATCCCCCTTCCAGAGAAGATTGGTTGCAGCAACTTGCTGATGTTGTCACCGATCCTGCTGAATTACTGCAACTTTTAGCTCTCGAACGCCATGCGGAATTGGCCGAAGGCGCTGATGCAAGGCGACTTTTTGCCCTGCGGGTGCCACGGGCGTTTATTCAGCGCATGAAAACAGGCGATGCTCAGGACCCGCTTCTGCTGCAAGTGTTAACCAGCCGTCAGGAATTCAATGATGCGCCAGGTTACAGCACCGACCCGCTTGATGAGCAAAGCAGCGTGGTGCCGGGTTTACTGCATAAGTATAGAAACCGCGCACTGTTATTGGTAAAAGGCGGTTGTGCGGTCAACTGTCGCTACTGCTTCCGCCGCCATTTTCCTTATCAGGATAATCAGGGCAACAAACGTAACTGGCAGGCAGCGATTGATTATATTGCGGACCATCCGGAGCTGGATGAAATCATCTTCTCGGGTGGCGATCCGTTGATGGCGAAGGATCACGAACTGGCGTGGCTGGTTGATGCGCTGGAAAAAATTCCGCATCTGAAGCGCTTACGCATTCACAGCCGTTTGCCGGTGGTCATCCCGGCGCGTATTACCGAGGGATTGTGCCAGCTGCTGGCCGATACGCGCCTGCAGGTGCTGCTGGTGAGCCATATCAACCATGCGCAGGAGATCGATGATGAACTGCGTTATGGCATGCAGATGCTGAAACGGGCGGGCGTCACCCTGCTGAACCAGAGTGTGCTGCTGCGCGGCGTTAACGATAATGCGCGCTGTCTGGCCGACCTCAGCAATGCCTTGTTCGATGCCGGTATCCTGCCTTATTACCTGCATGTGCTGGACAAGGTGCAGGGAGCCGCACATTTCTTTGTGCCGGACGATGAAGCCCGTGCGCTGGTGCGCGAGCTGCTGACCATGGTGTCGGGTTATATGGTGCCGAAGCTGGCCCGTGAGATTGGTGGCGAACCCAGCAAAACCCCGCTGGATTTGCAGCTACGCCAGGAATAA
- the efp gene encoding elongation factor P, translating to MATYLSNDFRSGLKIMFEGEPYSIESSEFVKPGKGQAFARVKMRRLLTGSRVEKTFKSTDSAEGADVVDMTLQYSYNDGDFFYFMHPESFEQYQVESKVLEDVQKWLQDNADCIVTLWNNKAIAVQPPNFIEAEVIETDPGLKGDTAGTGGKPATLATGAVVKVPLFVQIGEVVKVDTRSGEYVSRVK from the coding sequence ATGGCGACTTATCTTAGCAACGATTTTCGTTCCGGTCTTAAAATCATGTTCGAAGGCGAGCCGTATTCCATCGAATCCAGTGAGTTTGTTAAGCCGGGTAAAGGCCAGGCATTCGCACGCGTAAAAATGCGTCGTCTGCTGACCGGGTCTCGCGTTGAGAAAACCTTCAAATCAACCGACTCTGCCGAAGGCGCAGACGTTGTTGATATGACCCTGCAGTATTCTTACAACGACGGTGACTTCTTCTACTTCATGCACCCGGAAAGCTTCGAACAGTATCAGGTTGAATCTAAGGTACTGGAAGACGTGCAGAAGTGGCTGCAGGACAACGCAGATTGTATCGTTACCCTGTGGAACAACAAAGCCATTGCTGTTCAGCCGCCGAACTTTATCGAAGCTGAAGTTATCGAAACCGATCCAGGCCTGAAAGGTGATACCGCAGGTACTGGCGGTAAGCCGGCTACTCTGGCAACTGGCGCAGTGGTTAAAGTGCCGTTGTTCGTACAGATTGGCGAAGTGGTTAAAGTGGACACCCGCTCTGGCGAATACGTTTCTCGCGTAAAATAA
- a CDS encoding entericidin A/B family lipoprotein — MKKLAKFVAFALLVSSALSACNTFHGFGEDVSHLGGAISRAAK, encoded by the coding sequence ATGAAAAAGCTGGCAAAATTCGTCGCCTTTGCGTTGCTGGTCTCCTCGGCATTGAGTGCCTGCAACACCTTTCACGGCTTTGGTGAGGATGTCTCCCATTTGGGTGGCGCTATCTCACGTGCTGCTAAGTAA
- a CDS encoding entericidin A/B family lipoprotein yields MLKKSIVAIFSVLILSTLLSACNTTRGVGEDVEAGGKAIQRTAQ; encoded by the coding sequence ATGTTAAAGAAAAGTATTGTCGCGATTTTCTCGGTATTGATCCTTTCCACCCTGCTTTCTGCCTGCAACACCACCCGTGGTGTAGGGGAAGACGTAGAAGCAGGTGGCAAGGCGATTCAACGCACCGCACAGTAA
- the epmA gene encoding elongation factor P--(R)-beta-lysine ligase — protein MSETASWQPSAPIANLLKRAAIMAEIRRFFADRGVLEVDTPAMSQATITDIHLVPFQTRFVGPGASEGRDLWLMTSPEYHMKRLLAAGSGPIYQMGRCFRNEEAGRHHNPEFTMLEWYRPHYDMYRLMNEVDDLLQQVLECDSAESLSYQQAFIRHLELDPLSADKAQLREAAEKLGDGELARDEEDRDTLLQLLFMLGVEPKIGIDKPTFVYHFPASQAALAEISTEDHRVAERFEVYYKGVELANGFRELTDSREQRQRFEQDNRRRAARGLPQHPIDTNLLDALAHGMPACSGVALGVDRLIMLALKADSLSEVIAFPVGIS, from the coding sequence ATGAGCGAAACGGCAAGCTGGCAGCCGAGCGCACCCATTGCCAATTTGTTGAAACGTGCCGCTATCATGGCGGAAATTCGACGTTTCTTTGCCGATCGCGGCGTGCTGGAGGTCGATACCCCGGCGATGAGCCAGGCGACCATTACTGACATCCATCTGGTACCATTCCAGACGCGTTTTGTTGGCCCCGGTGCCAGCGAAGGGCGTGATCTCTGGCTGATGACCAGCCCGGAATACCATATGAAGCGCCTGCTGGCGGCGGGCAGTGGTCCGATTTACCAGATGGGTCGTTGCTTCCGTAATGAGGAAGCCGGACGTCACCACAACCCTGAATTCACCATGCTGGAGTGGTATCGCCCGCACTACGACATGTATCGCCTGATGAATGAAGTCGACGATCTGCTGCAACAGGTGCTGGAGTGCGATAGCGCAGAATCCCTGTCATATCAGCAGGCGTTTATTCGCCATCTGGAACTGGACCCGTTATCCGCAGATAAAGCGCAGTTGCGTGAAGCGGCGGAAAAACTGGGTGATGGTGAGCTGGCGCGTGATGAAGAAGATCGCGACACGCTGTTGCAGCTGCTGTTTATGCTGGGCGTCGAGCCGAAAATTGGTATCGATAAGCCGACGTTTGTCTACCACTTCCCGGCCAGCCAGGCGGCACTGGCTGAGATCAGCACCGAAGATCACCGCGTCGCGGAACGTTTTGAGGTGTATTACAAAGGGGTGGAGCTGGCGAACGGTTTCCGTGAGTTAACCGACAGCCGCGAGCAACGTCAGCGCTTTGAGCAGGATAATCGCCGTCGTGCGGCGCGTGGTCTGCCACAGCACCCCATCGACACCAACCTGCTGGATGCACTGGCGCACGGTATGCCTGCCTGTTCTGGCGTGGCACTGGGCGTGGATCGTCTGATTATGCTGGCGCTGAAAGCCGACTCGTTGAGTGAGGTTATTGCTTTCCCGGTTGGCATTAGCTGA
- the degS gene encoding outer membrane-stress sensor serine endopeptidase DegS, giving the protein MFLKLLRSVVMGLIVAGILLAAIPTLRMGTSALIEHDNSNDEAPFSFNPGVRRAVPAVVNVYNRSAHGNNNRGITTLGSGVIMNGKGYILTNKHVINNADQIIVALQDGRFFEATLVGSDAMTDLAVLKISASNLPVIPINPNRVPHIGDVVMAIGNPYNLGQTVTQGIISATGRVGLSSSGRQNFLQTDASINQGNSGGALINSLGELMGINTLTFDKSNDGETPEGIGFAIPTVLATKIMDKLIRDGRVIRGYIGITGRELPPLHSQGSTLDRVQGIIVSEVAPGGPADRAGLQANDVLLSVNGKPAVSAQETMDQVAEIRPGSVIDVQILRNEQKMTLPVTIEEFPQSSN; this is encoded by the coding sequence ATGTTTCTTAAACTTTTGCGTTCTGTGGTGATGGGCCTGATCGTTGCGGGTATTTTGCTGGCAGCGATCCCAACACTCCGTATGGGCACCAGTGCCCTGATTGAACATGACAACAGCAATGATGAGGCACCCTTCAGCTTTAATCCGGGTGTGCGTCGTGCTGTGCCTGCGGTAGTCAACGTCTATAACCGCAGCGCGCATGGTAATAACAATCGCGGCATTACCACGCTGGGTTCCGGCGTGATCATGAACGGCAAAGGCTACATCCTTACCAATAAGCATGTCATCAATAATGCCGATCAGATTATCGTCGCCTTACAGGATGGCCGGTTCTTTGAAGCGACGCTGGTCGGTTCCGACGCGATGACCGATCTGGCAGTGCTGAAAATCAGCGCATCAAATCTGCCGGTGATTCCGATCAACCCCAACCGCGTGCCGCATATCGGCGATGTGGTGATGGCGATCGGTAACCCATACAACCTTGGTCAGACGGTAACCCAGGGCATCATCAGCGCCACGGGCCGCGTCGGCCTCAGTTCCTCCGGTCGCCAGAACTTCCTGCAAACTGATGCCTCAATCAACCAGGGTAACTCCGGTGGTGCACTGATCAACTCACTCGGTGAGCTGATGGGCATCAACACCCTGACGTTTGATAAAAGTAACGATGGCGAGACGCCAGAAGGGATTGGTTTTGCCATTCCTACCGTACTGGCAACCAAAATCATGGATAAGCTGATTCGTGATGGCCGGGTGATCCGCGGTTATATTGGCATTACCGGACGTGAACTGCCGCCGCTACACAGTCAGGGCAGTACCCTCGATCGCGTGCAGGGCATTATTGTCAGCGAAGTCGCGCCAGGTGGCCCCGCCGACCGCGCCGGACTTCAGGCCAACGATGTACTGCTGAGCGTCAATGGTAAACCGGCTGTTTCGGCCCAGGAAACCATGGATCAGGTCGCCGAAATTCGCCCCGGCTCGGTGATTGATGTGCAGATTCTGCGTAATGAACAGAAAATGACGCTGCCCGTGACAATCGAAGAGTTCCCGCAAAGCAGTAATTAA